GGAAATTACACTACAAAATTCATGGAAGATTTTGTAATGGATAGAAAATATGATAATCACTAAGATTATTTACCTATAAATTTTAAACTGCTCCTTTTGGGGCGGTTTTTTTTATTTTTAAACACCACTATTATTTAAAACCTTGCAATCTCTCTATTTGCCGGACAGTTTATAAGCACCTAATATTAAACACCTTAATCATTTGATTTACAATAATCAATTTACCTAACACTTGTTAGTCGAAGAATTACGACACTTTTCAAAATTTATTCAAAAAATGTTTTTTGATAATGTAATTACTTCTATTTTTGGTGACATAAGATAACAAATCACACAATATTAACAATTAAAATTTACTTATCATGGCAGAAAGAAATTCAAGAGGAATCTTAAAATTTAACGGCGGTGAAGGACAGAAGTTATTAAAACTTAACTACAGTGTATCCCGTTCTACAGACGTATCAGGAAGAGTAGCATCAGATCCTTCCAATGCTCTTATCAAAATCACAGTGGAAGCTACTGAAAAATCAGACATCCTGGAAAGTTTACTTAACGGTAAATACAAACCTACAACCGGAGAGGTAACATTCAACAAATCTCACGAAGAAGGAACATTAACTACTTTAAAATGGGAAAACGGATATGTGATCCAACACGAAGTAGATTTCGATGCAGTAGATGAAAACAGTATGTACATCAGCTTTGTAGTAAGTGCTGAACTTATCGATCTTGGTAATTCTTCTTACAAAGCAGAATGGCCTACATCTTAACAATGTAAATTTTACATCCAGAAAAACAACAGGCAGAATGGTATACCCGATACAACGGATGCTGTTCTGTCTTTTTTGGCTGTAAAAGATCTCTACATTAGTTTTTTTACAAATAAAAAACAGATAGTATAGGATTATATTATCCGGTTTTTAGTTTACACCAAACAAAATAGCTAGCCATGGAAGAAAGTAGCAATTTTTCATTCCGCCCGAACCAGTATAAAGCTCCGGATAATGCAGACAAAATCTCTGTGAACCATATTCCGGGCATCAACCGTGTGGTAAAACTGGATATTGTGATTGAGGGAAAATCAGTCAAACATTTTAAACATTTCCGTTTGCAGCAAAGTGCCAGACGGCATCATCATTTCGAACTTGTCCTGGCCCATGATTCCTTAGGCTCTGCACAGAATCATAATCTTGAAGAGGCCAGACAGTTTTTAGGAAAACGAATAACGGTAGTTTTTAAATATAAGGATTACGAAAATGAGAGCCCGGAAAGGACTTTTGTAGGCGTTATCACCAAAGCGGCATTCAGTCAGGAAAAAATGAGCCTTGGTAATATTGTCTTGAAAGGTGAAAGTCCTACCATATTGATGGATTCAGCTCCTCATACACAAAGTTTTGGGGGCGATCAGGCTGTCAATACCGGAATTATTGCAAATAAAATTATTAAAGAAGCTTTAGGTTCTTCGAAATTTGATTTTAGAGTAGACCCTCAGAATAAAAGCTATATCAATTACAGCTCACAATACAACGAAACCCATTATAATTTTCTTGCCAGAACAGCAGAAGCTTACGGCGAGCAATTCTACTATGATGGTGAAATCCTTCATTTTGGGAAGCTTCCTCCATCCGAAAAACCTGTGCGCCTTATCTATGGCAGCAATGCAAGTGACGTTCAGGTAGAACTGAAAGCCGTACACACGAAACCCGAATTTTTTGGATATAACAGCAGCAGCCATACAAAAATGGAAGGCTCTGAAAATAATATCAAGCACGTGGGGGAAATTCCTTCCAAAGCCTACGAACTCAATAACAGCATTTTCAAAACCCGATCGCTCTCCCCTGCCCCAGTCAATGCCAATATGTTCATGGATGTTGATGACTCACAGAGAAGTGCGGCAGGTAGCGCCGCTGTAGAAGTTTTTACCGTTTCCGCAAATACAACGGTTCCATTTCTGTATCCCGGATGTTGCGCAGATATTGAAATGCGTAAACCTGATACAAGCGAAACATCCTATTTTACAAGAGTAACAATCACAGAAGTATTTCATGAAGTAAATGCACGCGGATATTATACCGGAAACTTTGAAGCAGTAGCTGAGGGAACCGGTTTTATGCCTAAACCTGATTTTGTTATTCCCAACGCCCAGCCACAGGTAGCAACCGTGATTTCAAACGTTGATCCCATGAATCAGGGACGGATCCAGGTACAGTTCGACTGGCAGAGAAATCCCGACACTACTCATTTTATAAGAATGATGAGCCCTGATGCAGGTGGAACTGATGCGATCACCCAGAACCGGGGGTTTGTAGCAATTCCTGAAATCGGGGATCAGGTAATGGTAGGTTTTGAATATCATCACCCTGATTTTCCATTTGCCATGGGCGGAATGTTCCATGGACAGGTAGCTCTAGGTGGCGGACTAAACAATCACATTAAATCTATACAGACCAGGAGCGGAAATAAGATCATCTTTAATGATCAGGAAGGAAGTATTTTTATAGAAGATCCAAGCGGTAACACTTATTTAATGGATGGAAAAGGAAATATTACAGTAAATGCTCCTAAGAATATGACATTTACAGCCGGAGAAAATGTACAAATCAATGCAGGGCATAATATCATCGCTTCTGCACAGAGAAACGTAAATATTATGGCAGGTGAAGACATCACTGAAACAGCAAATGATGACTATAACCTTACCGCCAGCAACATTATTGAAACGGCTGAAGCAGGCAGAAGTTCCCGAGCAAAAAATATTACGGAAAATATGGAAGCAGGCTCCTACATCAGTACAAAAGATGCCATTAATGTGGAGAGTGCTAAGGAAGTAAAATATCAATAGTGGCAAGCAGGTAAAAATGCAGTAGGTCAGAAAGATAGACAACGTAAAAACTTTTATAACAACCATGGAAGGCGGAAATATCATACGGAATGTCTTTGGTAAATCTTACAAGGAAGCAGAACACATCATGAAGGATGCTTCCAAAGGTGCGCTGGATTTTAAGTCCCCACAAGAAAATACCTTTTACGGTAAAAAAGGGGGTAAAAAGCTGGATGAATATCAGGCTAAGAAAGACAATACCTTACTCGTAACCAAAGTGGAAGGTCCGCTTGATGATAATGGCGCAAAAATCAGTAAGCCCAAAGAAGGAGAAAAGCACTGGTTCAAAGCAACATTTAACAGGTCAGCAGCAAAGAATGAATATAAGAAACTTCTGTGGCAGGTAAAGATAGGGGGAACGGCTATACCTTTCTTTTTTGATTATTCTTCCATAGAAGGAAATACGCAGACCATACAGGTTAAGCTACCATGTTATGATATGCGTGCCTATGCCTATTTCAAAAGTCCAATTGATAAGGTAAGTGTGGAAGTAAAAATAGACAATCCATTACCTGTTTATATTGACAGATTTAAAATTAAAGGAAAAGACAGGCAGGGAGTCAATCTTGCAGATGATTTATGTTATGGATTAGGTGTATCCAACCAATATCCTTCACGGTATACCCTTAAGGATGTTGAGAGTAAAGGAATCTGGATCAAAGCTGAAATCAGAGATAAAACTGACGAAGAATTATGGGTTGGTTTTAAACGTATGGTTACAGATTTATTTTCTGTTGGTGAGCTTGAAACTGTTGCACTCGATATGATTGAAAAATTTAAGCGAAGCGAAGGTGGTGAGTATACCAATCCTATCCTGACAAAGCATGTACAGCAACATCCATCAAATCAAAGATTTTGCCTAAGCATGGAAGATGAAATTGCTGACCGAATCAAAAAAAGTCGTGGAAATCTTGCCTCTATTGAGGATGATGAAATACACTTTACTGATAACGAAATTGGAAAGTTTGGAAACAGAGGTTGGGGCCACCCACAATTCTCAACATTGAAAGATACATTTTTAGGAGGTCTGACCATTTGTATGAACGATACCTGGGCTTATGAAGTTAAGCTCACAAAATTTAGCAAATCAGCTAACGGAAGCTATAATGCCACCTATAAAGTCTCTCTATATGATCATTTTGGGCTAGATATGCCTGATATTGAAAAGAAATATTATTACCTGTTAGGATTTAGATATTGGTTCATTCTTCAACATATCCGGGGATATAAGCCATTCGTCACTAAAGTTGAATTTGAAAAAACATTTACTGAAAACTTATCTATTGGAAAAGCCGAAAGGATAAATAAAAGAAGAGCTGAAAAAGAAAGAATGGATCACCTTAGAAATATGGGAAGAAGAAGACCGGGAGAATATTAATCATTTAGTGACTTAAAAGTGAATAAACTTATTAATAAACAATGAAGCATTTGAAATACATACAATATTTAACGACTTTCTTTTTCATTATAGCAATGATGAGCTGTGACAGAAAAAAGAATGAGTTTATTCCGTTGGATCATATGACCTTTATAAACAGCTATTACAAAAACTCTGTAAAGATTTCTTATTATATATTGATAGACAATCCTGATTCAGAAAATATTTTAAAAAAAGAAATCATAAAATATGCAAAAAAGAAATTACAATACAACAAATCATTGGCGCAGAAAAATATAGCTTCAATAAATTTCGTTTTTTATAAAAAAACAGGTAATACCTCTTATTTTATAACACATAAAGAAAATTCAGACGGATTACTCAGTGAAGAAATATCTCATTATCAGGAAGATTTTATAGCTAATTATTATGTAAGTAAATGCAAGGAAGGTACTATTGAAAAAATATATATGTATCAACTATTGGAAGAAACTATTTCGAATACCTGCAAAAAATAAAAAAGCATGGAAGAAACCCGAGTAAAACCTTTTCAAAAATATCAAGGAACACACCTTTATCATGTAGAGGGTTCCCTTCAGATACAGTTTGGCGAAACCAAAGGTTTTCATTCTTCCTGTAAACTTACCATTCATGAAACAGAAAATGAAGACCAGACTAAAAACTGGCTGATAGAAAAGATAGAGGATCTTCCCCTTCCCTCTGAAAATAGTTTTATGGAAATTCTTCATACCCTGGAACAGAGTTCTTATCCCGCAGAAATAAAAGTAGACGAAAAAGGTGTTTTTCTCCAGGCTACCAATCATCAGAAAAATATAGAAGACTGGAAACAAAAAACTTCAGGAATTCAGGAAAAGTATCATAATGCCGATGTTTTCAGAAACCAATACCTGGCAGCTTTTGAAGATGAAGAAATTTTTTATAGAAATAAACGTAAAGAACCATTCTGGAATCTGCTGCTTTTTGCTCCTTCCTACGTAGACAACGGTGGAAAAAATGAGGAGGTCATGACATGGAATATTAAGGGAATCGGAGATATAGAATGTGTAGGCACCATCACAGCAGAACAGAGAGATTATGGTTTTGATGCATTCTTCATTTCAGAAACCATTGTTCCAGATTATATAAAAGAAGAACTAGGCAAAAAATACCTGCACAAAGCAGAACAGTATAAAGCTGAGCTTACCATACATATGGAGTATAATTCTCCGAAAAAACAGTATTCAAAGAAGAAGGCTGAATTTACATTATCAGCCGGTAAAAAAATAGTATACAGGGAGACAAGCAGTATTATTTAACTTTATGAACACATGATATGGCAGATAAAGGATTTATTATTGTAGAAGGGGCTACCGCATTCTGCAGCAGTTCTATAGCCAATAATTCTAAAGGAACCGCCGTTCCTATGGAAGTAAAAAGCCAGAAAAAGAAACTTGGAAAAAATAAATATTTTGCCCAAAGCAAACCTGTGGCTACTTATCTGGATGATAAAGCTGAAAGTTTCGGCGGAGGCAATGGATTTGGAAACTGTAAAGGTTCAGATGGAAAGCCGTATCCATGCAAAGGAAAGTGCAACCTTAAATACAAAGACTATTATGAAAACGTAGAATTCAACAAAAGTATGAAAGTACTTTTAGATGTTTCTACTGCCACCTGCCCCGGATATGGTGTGCCGGGAACCATTGCCTTTGCCACTACCGGACAAGCCAACAATGTTTCTCAAATCGACGTAAAAGAGGCGGATGAATTCTCGGTAGCCAATACCTCACCACAATGGGCAACTTCAGATACATCATCCACTACTACATCAGTAAATTCCATTTCAATGACCCTTCCTGTTCCTGTAACCAAACCTACCGGAATCTATTATTATGTCCAGATTCCCAAAAGTCCTTTTAGTTCTTTTATGAATCCCTTCTCTGCCGACAATCTTACATTGAACGCCCAGTTTAAGGGAGATGCCACAAAGATTATATGGGCTCTTTTCAAAGGAGAAGATACCAAAGACAAAGTAAAAACTTTCATAGGCTTGGGAAGTATTTTCAATCAATCTTTAAGTAAAACTTTTGACACTCTTCCGGAAGGAAAATACCGAATCGAAGCATATGGAAAGAAAGCCGGTGATAAAAACTGCGCGATCATCATTGAAGTTGTAAAAGATTTCGTTAAAAAGATTGTTATTCCCGGAACTTCCACTCTCATCAATATACCTGTTCCCGTATCTGTAGAATATAAATTGAATACAAGCGCTGATCAGATGAAAATTCTGAACAGAAATAGTTTTTTACCTTTAACCAATACAGCGCAATGGCGTATAAAACAGGGAACAACAGTGCTGTACAACAGTCATTCAGGAACAACTTCACCTCATCTTGTCGGTGTAGGTAAAGTTGGAGGAAATGCAATGCTTAGCTTTAAAAATGCAGGTAAATATACCATAGAAGCATTTACGGATCCCAATGATCCCAAACCTGAATCTGTAGAAATAAAAATTGAGAATACATTAGGCGTTATGGGCGTAAGCGGAGAGCCAGGGCTGCTCCGACCTGGCGATATGCTAAAAATTCAGGCTTCTAAGTTCAATGTAGCTTATCTGCCAAATACAGGAAAAACAGTACACTGGTACCTTAAAAAGGAAGGAGCAGGAAGAATTACAGCATTTGAAAATTCAGCATCATTCAAAACTGCGGTGATCAATAAAAAAGCAGATGCTTTCCTTAGTCAGGATGCTCAGCTTTCCAGTGGGCAATATCTGGGAAAATATGTTCTTGAAGCGTATGCAAATCCGCTCGGTGCAGGCAAGCAGCCGGCTTTCACAGGTTCGGATACTTTTAATTTCGAGATTATCAACAATGTTATTGATAAGTTCTCACTTCCTGCAGGAAATATCCCCAAAGGAACAAAAGTAAAATATACCGCAACAGCCAGAATTGCTACCCTGGCCGGAAATGAGGCGATAAAAATAGAAGTCCCGCAGAATGTTACGGATAATGGAGATGGAACACTTACCTTCAACGAGCTGGGCGAGTTTACCATTTCAGCTTATTTAACCGGCACGAATACGGATAATAAAAAAATTGATACAAAAATAAAAGTTTCACAGCCCGCTATAAAAAGAGCACTCTGGGCATATGGAACAGGAGTAAAACGTACCGAAACAGGTTTTGGAGAAGAAACCTATGGCTTTGTGGAAATAGATGGTCTTCAGAATCAGACTCTGAAAGTAAAGGTCTGGGTAAAAGGCGAAGGGGACGATTTTTACAAGGAGAAAGAAAAATACATGCTGGAAGAAAAAAGCGTAACACTTAATAATGAAGGTAAAGCCTCCTTTATAATCAATACCAGCGAAGATTATAGGAAAAAACTGGATACTGCCATTCCTAAAACAGCAGAAAATCCCACACCAAAATACCGTTTTGTATTTACGATAGAATTGCAGGCAGGCACTTCAACAGAGGTAGTATTACCCGGCAATATCTCCATAGCCGGAACAAAACCTGTTGTGATAGATGCCACGACTACGTATCTGGAAGTTCTGGATTCCAATGAAGAACTCATCATTACCTCGGAACAGAAAATAGTTTCTATTATGTTTTCCACCGAAAACGGAAAAGACATTCAGCGTCAGCAGACGTTCTATGGAAAAACGCACAAGATCTGGGTACATACCGTCAATATGACAGAAGAAACTCTGAAAATTGATGTGTTTAAGGAAGTTCCCAAAGAAGCTCTCAACGAAAAAGACCACATTATCTATACCCACGAAAGCAAAGAATCCTACAAAGAAGAAAAAACAGGTAAAGACGGTCTGCTGGAAGTTTCCTTCACAGCGAAAGAAGAATGGAAAAACCCACCTAAAAATTTCGACTACTATATTGCCCAGGTTTCAAGACAGCTGAAAGATCCTGCCGATCCCAATAAAAAGATATGGAAAGAGGAAAAAACCCAGGTAACCATTAATAATACACTGCCAGCCGATCTTGTACGCACCGAAGATATGGAAAAGCTCGGTATAAAAGCTTACAAACAGGATGGAACCGCTTTTACACAAGAAGAAATGCTGGAGCTTCGCAAACAGTTTATATTTTATGAAGCTGGTTGCCTGAAGGTTTCCCAGAAAGAAACACCGGAAGCAATTGATAATGATGTGATGCCGGTGGTGGTGGAAATGGCGGAGGTAAAAAGAGAAGGAAATGGATGTCCCCGTTGCAATGATCCAATAACTGCAGATCAGCTAAAGCAAATATTTCCCAATGCAGATCCTACTATACTGACGCAAGTTGCCGCTGCATATACAAAATACATGAAAGAGATCGGTATGAATACCTGCTGGAATAAAGCGCACCTATTTGCTCAGGCCAGAGTGGAATCAGGCACATCCCTTCATATTAAAGACGGAGAAAATTTCAATTGGTACTGGGAAAAAATACCGGGTACTTTTGCAGCATTCAGAACAACAGAAGGGAGAGAAAATGCAAAACTTTGGGGACGTGCAGTAGAAAAACCAGCTATACCCGGAGTATCTCAAGAAAATCAAAAAAATATAGCAAACTGGCGCCTATTCTCCAACAAGTGCCAAAGGGAAAGAATTAGGAAATACGGAATCTGGAGACGGATGGAACTTTAGAGGTAAAGGTCTTATACAGCTGACCGGAAG
The Chryseobacterium sp. W4I1 DNA segment above includes these coding regions:
- the tssD gene encoding type VI secretion system tube protein TssD, coding for MAERNSRGILKFNGGEGQKLLKLNYSVSRSTDVSGRVASDPSNALIKITVEATEKSDILESLLNGKYKPTTGEVTFNKSHEEGTLTTLKWENGYVIQHEVDFDAVDENSMYISFVVSAELIDLGNSSYKAEWPTS
- a CDS encoding DUF3289 family protein, whose protein sequence is MEGGNIIRNVFGKSYKEAEHIMKDASKGALDFKSPQENTFYGKKGGKKLDEYQAKKDNTLLVTKVEGPLDDNGAKISKPKEGEKHWFKATFNRSAAKNEYKKLLWQVKIGGTAIPFFFDYSSIEGNTQTIQVKLPCYDMRAYAYFKSPIDKVSVEVKIDNPLPVYIDRFKIKGKDRQGVNLADDLCYGLGVSNQYPSRYTLKDVESKGIWIKAEIRDKTDEELWVGFKRMVTDLFSVGELETVALDMIEKFKRSEGGEYTNPILTKHVQQHPSNQRFCLSMEDEIADRIKKSRGNLASIEDDEIHFTDNEIGKFGNRGWGHPQFSTLKDTFLGGLTICMNDTWAYEVKLTKFSKSANGSYNATYKVSLYDHFGLDMPDIEKKYYYLLGFRYWFILQHIRGYKPFVTKVEFEKTFTENLSIGKAERINKRRAEKERMDHLRNMGRRRPGEY
- a CDS encoding type VI secretion system Vgr family protein, with product MEESSNFSFRPNQYKAPDNADKISVNHIPGINRVVKLDIVIEGKSVKHFKHFRLQQSARRHHHFELVLAHDSLGSAQNHNLEEARQFLGKRITVVFKYKDYENESPERTFVGVITKAAFSQEKMSLGNIVLKGESPTILMDSAPHTQSFGGDQAVNTGIIANKIIKEALGSSKFDFRVDPQNKSYINYSSQYNETHYNFLARTAEAYGEQFYYDGEILHFGKLPPSEKPVRLIYGSNASDVQVELKAVHTKPEFFGYNSSSHTKMEGSENNIKHVGEIPSKAYELNNSIFKTRSLSPAPVNANMFMDVDDSQRSAAGSAAVEVFTVSANTTVPFLYPGCCADIEMRKPDTSETSYFTRVTITEVFHEVNARGYYTGNFEAVAEGTGFMPKPDFVIPNAQPQVATVISNVDPMNQGRIQVQFDWQRNPDTTHFIRMMSPDAGGTDAITQNRGFVAIPEIGDQVMVGFEYHHPDFPFAMGGMFHGQVALGGGLNNHIKSIQTRSGNKIIFNDQEGSIFIEDPSGNTYLMDGKGNITVNAPKNMTFTAGENVQINAGHNIIASAQRNVNIMAGEDITETANDDYNLTASNIIETAEAGRSSRAKNITENMEAGSYISTKDAINVESAKEVKYQ